The Solanum pennellii chromosome 11, SPENNV200 genome contains a region encoding:
- the LOC107005065 gene encoding proteinase inhibitor type-2 TR8-like isoform X1: MAILKVALLLLLGIILLVSNVEHTNAKACTKQCDPRIAFGICPHLQTKRINQICTNCCAGKKGCKYFSADGTFICEGESEYVSEVDDNLEKHCPRNCDPRIAYAICPRSEISNKIDLNGICTNCCAGKKGCHYFSADGTFICEGESEFVSEVDNNLGKPCP, encoded by the exons ATGGCTATTCTCAAAGTTGCTCTCCTCCTTTTACTTG GAATAATTTTGCTTGTGAGCAATGTCGAACATACAAATGCCAAAGCTTGCACTAAACAATGTGACCCTCGAATTGCATTTGGGATTTGCCCACATTTACAAACTAAAAGAATTAATCAAATATGCACCAACTGTTGTGCTGGTAAAAAGGGATGTAAGTATTTCAGTGCAGATGGAACTTTTATTTGTGAAGGAGAATCTGAATATGTAAGTGAGGTGGATGATAATCTCGAGAAGCATTGTCCTCGAAATTGTGACCCTCGAATTGCATATGCAATTTGCCCACGTTCTGAAATAAGTAACAAAATTGATCTTAATGGAATATGCACTAACTGTTGTGCAGGTAAAAAAGGATGTCATTATTTCAGTGCAGATGGTACTTTTATTTGTGAAGGAGAATCTGAATTTGTAAGTGAGGTGGATAATAATCTCGGGAAGCCTTGTCCTTGA
- the LOC107005065 gene encoding proteinase inhibitor type-2 TR8-like isoform X2 produces MAILKVALLLLLGIILLVSNVEHTNAKACTKQCDPRIAFGICPHLQTKRINQICTNCCAGKKGCKKGCHYFSADGTFICEGESEFVSEVDNNLGKPCP; encoded by the exons ATGGCTATTCTCAAAGTTGCTCTCCTCCTTTTACTTG GAATAATTTTGCTTGTGAGCAATGTCGAACATACAAATGCCAAAGCTTGCACTAAACAATGTGACCCTCGAATTGCATTTGGGATTTGCCCACATTTACAAACTAAAAGAATTAATCAAATATGCACCAACTGTTGTGCTGGTAAAAAGGGAT GTAAAAAAGGATGTCATTATTTCAGTGCAGATGGTACTTTTATTTGTGAAGGAGAATCTGAATTTGTAAGTGAGGTGGATAATAATCTCGGGAAGCCTTGTCCTTGA